The genomic DNA CCTTTTGGCTATCGTATTTAGATATACGCTTAATTTTAATTTCTGTAAGCCTTACAAGATCGTCTTCTATAATCGCCCTATAAAATTGTTTTTTGTAAGGTTCTAATCCTTGGTCAATGGTTAGCAGTACTTGTTCCCAAGTTTCACTTTCTTCTATATCTCTATAAATCCGCTTTTCAATGAAAAGCTTTTCTAAAGAAGCAAACAGAATTTTTTCTTGTAAATTCTTATGTTGGAGAGTTAATTCTTGCTGTAAAATATCTTTGGTGCGGTAAGTATTGTATTCCAGCAATTCATTAACTCCTATAAAGGTTGGCTTTTCATCTTTAATTACACAGGTATTGGGTGAAATACCTATTTCACAATCTGTAAATACATACAGTGCATCCAAGACCACATCAGGGGATTGGCCAGGAGCCAAGTGAACCAATATTTCTACATCTTCTGCTGTATTGTCGATTACTTGTTTGATTTTAATTTTACCTCTTTCATAAGCTCGTATAATAGACTCAATGAGGCTGTTAGTGGTAGTCCCATAGGGGATTTCACGTATGGCTAGGGTCTTTTTATCTAGAATTTCAATACGAGCTCTTAGGCGTATTCTGCCACCTCTTTTACCTTCGTTATAAGCAGAACAATCTACCAAGCCGCCTGTAGGAAAGTCTGGTAACAAATTGGTAGTTTTTCCTTGGAGTACAGCAATAGCTCCTTCTATCAGTTCACAAAAGTTGTGCGGTAATATTTTGGTGGCTAAGCCAACGGCAATGCCTTCTGCTCCTTGCGCTAAAAGCAACGGAAACTTAATAGGAAAAGTAACTGGTTCTTTTTTTCTGCCATCATAGCTTAGCTGCCAAGATGTAATCTGTGGGCTGTATAAGATAGCATGCGCTAGGGAAGAAGGTCTTGCTTCAATATAACGGGCAGCTGCAGCACTGTCGCCTGTACGGATATCTCCCCAGTTACCCTGCATATCTATTAATAATTCTTTTTGACCCAAATTGATGATCGCTTCGGCAATAGAAGCATCTCCATGAGGATGGTATTGCATGGTTTGCCCAATGATATTTGCTACTTTGTTATAGCGCCCATCATCCATTTCCTTCATTGCATGTAAGATTCTGCGTTGAACGGGCTTAAGCCCATCTTCAATGGCTGGTACAGCTCTTTCTAAGATTACATAGGAGGCATAGTCCAAAAACCAGCTTTGGTACATATCGCCTATGGGAGTAAGATCATGAATAGTAGCGTTATGAGGAATGATTTCTTCTGACATAGTGATTCTTATTGCGCATTTGGCCTATGTAATAAATTTAACTACGATTTTTGTTTTAAAAAAGTATGGTGATGGTTATTGTGTAGAATAGGGCCTTGTGATACACACTTAAGCTAATAATATTAGCTTGCGCAGTATAATCTTATGATTCTAAAAAGTCATCTGCTAAGCTTTTAAAAGTGGGATCTTATGGTATCTGCCTTTATTAAACTATTATGAAGGATTAACCAATATTAAAAAACCTTTTAAGCCAAGATTTATCCTCATCTCCTTTTTCGTTAATAAGTCCAATAATTTCATTTTTTACGCGATTTATTAAAGTATTCAAGCTATTTAATTTAGTGTTTAATTCTTGTTGCATATCAGACTTGGCTTCGGATATTTTATCACTATTAACTTCTTCGGATTGTTTAAGAGCTTCATTAATTTGTTCTTGAAGTTTATTGATAGACTTATTAACTTGTTCAGCAGCAGCGTTTGTAGCAATCTCGGCATGTACTTTAGCTTGTGTAGCAGCTTTTTCAGCTTCTTCGATAGCTCCTGCTTTAGCTTTTATTGCTAAATCTGCTTGTTTTTTAGCCTCTTTAGCTTGCTCTGTAGCATCTTCTACTTGCTTCTTAACAGCTTCTTTAGCGACTTTAATAGCTTCCTCTTTAACTTTTGCTACCAAATCTGCCTGCTTTTTATCTTCTTCGATAGCTTCTTGTTCAGCTTTTTTTCTAGCAGTTTCTTCTTTGGCTAACTTTTTAGCTTGTTTTTGTTGTGCTTTTTCTTGAGCTTTCTTTTTAATTTGCTCTACTTGCTTCATGGCTTTAGTAGCTTCTTTTTCTGCAGCTTGTTGAGCCTCTATTGCTTCATTTCTAGCTGTTTTTGCTTCTTCACTAGCAGTATTGGCTTGTGTAGCAGCGTTTGTAGCAGTCTCTGCATCATCTTTAGCTTGTTTGGTAGCTTTTTCTGTAGCTTCTTGGGCCTTTATTGCTTCTTCACTAGCAGTATTAGCTTGATCTCTTGCTGCCTCGGCTTGTTGTTGAGCTTTCTCTGCTTCATTTCTAGCTGCTTTTGTTTCTTCACTAGCAGTATTAGCTTGATCTCTTGCTGCCTCGGCTTGTTGTTGAGCTTTTTTTGCTTCATCACTAGCTGTTTTTGCATCGCCACTAGCAGTATTGGATTGATCTCTTGCTGCCTCGGCTTGTTGTTGAGCTTTCTCTGCTTCATTTCTAGCTGCTTTTGCTTCTTCACTAGCAGTATTAGCTTGATCTCTTGCTGCCTCGGCTTGTTGTTGAACTTTCTCTGCTTCATTTCTAGCTGCTTTTGCTTCTTCACTAGCAGTATTGGCTTGATCTCTTGCTGCTTTGGCTTGTTGTTGAGCTTTTTTTGCTTCATCACTAGCTGTTTTTGCATCGCCACTAGCAGTACTAGCTTGTTCTTTTGCTGCTTTGGCTTGTTGTTGAGCTTTTTCTGTAGCTTCTTGGGCCTTTATTACTTTATCGTTAGCAGTATTGGCTTGATCTCTTGCTGCCTCGGCTTGTTGTTGAGCTTTTTCTGTAACTTCTTGGGCCTTTATTGCTTCATCGCTAGCTGTTTTTGCTTCCTTACTAGCAGTACTAGCTTGTTCTTTTGCTGCTTTGGCTTGTTGTTGAGCTTTTTCTGTAGCTTCTTGGGCCTTTATTACTTTATCGTTAGCAGTATTGGCTTGATCTCTTGCTGCCTCGGCTTGTTGTTGAGCTTTTTCTGTAACTTCTTGGGCCTTTATTGCTTCATCGCTAGCTGTTTTTGCTTCCTTACTAGCAGTATTAGCTTGTTCAACAGCTTTGTTAGCAGCCTCTACATTACTTTTGACTTGTTGTTGAGCTTTTTCTATAGCTTCTTGGGCATTTATTGCTTCATTTCTAGCTGTTTTTGCTTCCTTACTAGCAGTATTGGCTTGATCTCTTGCTGTCTCGGCTTGTTGTTGAGCTTTCTCTGCTTCATTTCTAGCTGCTTTTGCTTCTTCACTAGCAGTATTAGCTTGATCTCTTGCTGCCTCGGCTTGTTGTTGAGCTTTTTCTGCCTCATCGCTAGCTGTTTTTGCATCGCCACTAGCAGTACTAGCTTGGTCTTTTGCTGCCTTGGCTTGTTGTTGAGCCTGTGCGCTAATAAATTCTGTTAGTTCTTCTTTAACCTTATCAATGGCTTTTTGTAACCCTTCAATTTTTTGTTCTATACTACTAGTATCTGTATGAGATTTAGCAGCTTGTCTTATTTCCTTTAACAGCTCTTGAAGCTTATCTTCAAAGCTTTCTAATTCTTCTTGTAGCTGCGTTTGATTTACATAATAGTCTATCGATTGTAGTAATGCTGCCAGTTGATCTTTTATTGGAACAATGTCAGCTTTTATTGTGGATAGCTCAGTCTCTAAGGTTGTCAAATCTTGGGTAGAGGTAATATTAAGATGCGCTAACAGTTTAGCTAGTTTCTTACTTATTTTATCTATCTGTTGAGATAAATTATAGACAGATGCTGAATGTTTATCTGTTTTTTCTCTGTTAAGTTTTAGTTTTTCTTCTAACTCTCGAATCCTTGCTTCAAGCCGCTCTAATT from Candidatus Amoebophilus asiaticus 5a2 includes the following:
- a CDS encoding DNA gyrase/topoisomerase IV subunit A, with the protein product MSEEIIPHNATIHDLTPIGDMYQSWFLDYASYVILERAVPAIEDGLKPVQRRILHAMKEMDDGRYNKVANIIGQTMQYHPHGDASIAEAIINLGQKELLIDMQGNWGDIRTGDSAAAARYIEARPSSLAHAILYSPQITSWQLSYDGRKKEPVTFPIKFPLLLAQGAEGIAVGLATKILPHNFCELIEGAIAVLQGKTTNLLPDFPTGGLVDCSAYNEGKRGGRIRLRARIEILDKKTLAIREIPYGTTTNSLIESIIRAYERGKIKIKQVIDNTAEDVEILVHLAPGQSPDVVLDALYVFTDCEIGISPNTCVIKDEKPTFIGVNELLEYNTYRTKDILQQELTLQHKNLQEKILFASLEKLFIEKRIYRDIEESETWEQVLLTIDQGLEPYKKQFYRAIIEDDLVRLTEIKIKRISKYDSQKAEDALLVLEKELAEVEHHLQHLTTFTIQYFKNLLKKYGAGKERKTEIRTFDTIEAHAVVANNQKLYINRKQGFIGYGLKKDELIGDCSDLDDVIVFRKDGKCLVVKIAEKVFVGKDIIHAAVYKKNDERRVYNLIYIDGKTGIARAKRFQMLGIIRDKEYDVTIGSTGSRILYLTDNPNGNAEVVTVILSPNSPARNKVIDFDFASLQIKGRNSQGNILTKYTIKKIQLKVAGQSTLGALEVWYDEHIGKLNTENRGKWLGTFKEDDRVLLLLQSGQYMLTNYALTNHYEPDQVILLEKFDPKCIVSAVYYDGKTKQHYVKRFHIETTVLDKKFCFISEARNSKLIIATVTATPQICMEYSIAVGEATQNLIYDLGDLPVKGWKAVGSRLSKYIIKEITLLPVQQEHD